In Cryptomeria japonica chromosome 10, Sugi_1.0, whole genome shotgun sequence, a genomic segment contains:
- the LOC131059896 gene encoding lipase-like PAD4: MKQFSEQIKEQKVEQPVIFMGNSIGGAMATLATIYFLDERLKKIYPLCITFGSPLVGNAALRESISSQDWLGRFCHVVSKHDFVPCMLLEPFESIALHLNSIFSQGEIIMGNDSDPIHACRELLDNVKCLGKSSPYKPFGIYMICSTQGAACIEDSQDTLEMLILTLQSTEENGIADALISEHKSYGDKLKNVFESGYSTRDSNIFSESSIEMGITLQLEAMGFQTLTKSAFDALKKAANLKNKHDMDIKDLNSKLSEN; encoded by the coding sequence ATGAAGCAATTTTCGGAACAGATTAAGGAACAAAAAGTGGAACAACCAGTTATATTTATGGGTAACTCTATAGGAGGTGCTATGGCAACACTAGCTACAATCTACTTTCTGGATGAGAGGCTGAAAAAAATCTATCCTTTGTGCATTACATTTGGCTCTCCTTTGGTGGGAAATGCTGCTCTTAGAGAATCAATTAGCTCCCAAGATTGGCTTGGAAGATTTTGTCATGTggtttcaaaacatgattttgttCCTTGCATGCTCCTTGAACCCTTTGAATCAATTGCACTCCATTTGAATTCAATTTTCTCTCAGGGAGAGATAATAATGGGCAATGATTCTGATCCTATACATGCTTGCAGGGAACTTCTTGACAATGTCAAGTGCCTTGGAAAGTCTAGCCCATATAAACCTTTTGGTATTTATATGATCTGTTCAACCCAGGGAGCAGCTTGTATTGAGGACAGTCAAGATACCTTGGAGATGCTAATTTTAACTTTGCAAAGCACTGAAGAAAATGGTATTGCCGATGCATTGATTTCAGAGCACAAAAGTTATGGTGATAAgttgaaaaatgtttttgaaagTGGATACTCAACAAGAGATTCGAACATCTTCTCAGAATCCTCCATTGAGATGGGAATAACACTGCAATTAGAAGCCATGGGTTTTCAGACTCTGACTAAATCTGCATTTGATGCCCTAAAAAAGGCCGCAAATTTGAAAAACAAGCATGACATGGACATTAAGGACCTAAATTCAAAGTTGAGCGAGAACTAA